The following are from one region of the Capsicum annuum cultivar UCD-10X-F1 chromosome 1, UCD10Xv1.1, whole genome shotgun sequence genome:
- the LOC107877910 gene encoding uncharacterized protein DDB_G0284459 isoform X4, translating into MHAITEMDGRTVDGRVVKVNEVTTRGGRSGFGRESIRHSERGVKGGERGHWERGYDRDENKHVDGHRDRSQDRDHKRERGYDRPHDHGQSQDYQVNRFRVAKNERSLEDVEQDDERIRESSGERERDQPIKMQKTSSNHERRDKERSYLDDHVSRELSAGSSEDDQPLVERQVEISSRKLEKLKKEVSLIEELVNEKQNLVSKLHERSKKLEDSLTAAKNLTTSRQNQLSKLYKHYAEVGECGERLKISEQELQALVDSTMMEVEIG; encoded by the exons ATGCATGCCATCACTGAAATGGATGGGAGG ACTGTTGATGGGCGAGTTGTAAAAGTAAATGAAGTGACTACAAGAGGTGGCAGATCAGGTTTTGGCCGAGAAAGCATTCGGCATTCTGAGAGAGGGGTGAAAGGTGGTGAAAGGGGTCATTGGGAAAGAGGCTATGACCGTGATGAGAACAAACATGTGGATGGACATAGAGATCGTTCTCAAGATCGTGATCACAAAAGGGAAAGAGGATATGATCGACCTCATGATCATGGTCAATCACAAGATTATCAAGTTAATAGATTTAGGGTTGCGAAAAATGAAAGAAGTTTGGAGGATGTTGAGCAGGATGATGAAAGAATTCGAGAAAGTAGCGGGGAAAGAGAGAGGGACCAGCCTATAAAGATGCAGAAAACTAGCAGtaatcatgaaagaagagataaaGAGAG GTCTTATTTAGATGACCATGTTAGCAGAGAATTGTCAGCTGGGTCAAGTGAGGATGATCAACCCCTG GTGGAAAGGCAAGTAGAAATTTCAAGTCGGAAACTTGAAAAACTTAAGAAAGAG GTGTCGTTGATAGAAGAATTGGTCAACGAGAAGCAAAATCTGGTATCTAAGTTACATGAAAGATCCAAG AAATTGGAGGATTCGTTGACAGCTGCAAAAAATCTTACCACATCGAGACAAAATCAACTATCTAAG ttgtataaacattatgCTGAAGTAGGAGAGTGTGGTGAAAGGCTTAAAATCTCAGAACAGGAACTCCAG GCTCTGGTTGACTCAACGATGATGGAAGTAGAAATTGGTTGA
- the LOC107877910 gene encoding glycine-rich RNA-binding protein RZ1B isoform X2, whose protein sequence is MQETPCIACCYDYLISRGTQNILGDSLPAPMMSPAPVEHSLDDLSIAFRKIINDRKVGGKCYGFVTFTNPRSAMHAITEMDGRTVDGRVVKVNEVTTRGGRSGFGRESIRHSERGVKGGERGHWERGYDRDENKHVDGHRDRSQDRDHKRERGYDRPHDHGQSQDYQVNRFRVAKNERSLEDVEQDDERIRESSGERERDQPIKMQKTSSNHERRDKERSYLDDHVSRELSAGSSEDDQPLVSLIEELVNEKQNLVSKLHERSKKLEDSLTAAKNLTTSRQNQLSKLYKHYAEVGECGERLKISEQELQALVDSTMMEVEIG, encoded by the exons ATGCAAGAGACCCCCTGTATTGCTTGCTGTTATGACTATCTTATAAGTAGAG GTACACAAAACATTCTTGGTGACTCGTTACCTGCTCCAATGATGTCTCCTGCTCCGGTCGAGCACTCATTAGATGATCTTTCCATTGCTTTTCGCAAG ATAATCAATGACCGTAAGGTTGGGGGAAAATGTTATGGCTTTGTCACTTTCACGAATCCTCGATCAGCCATGCATGCCATCACTGAAATGGATGGGAGG ACTGTTGATGGGCGAGTTGTAAAAGTAAATGAAGTGACTACAAGAGGTGGCAGATCAGGTTTTGGCCGAGAAAGCATTCGGCATTCTGAGAGAGGGGTGAAAGGTGGTGAAAGGGGTCATTGGGAAAGAGGCTATGACCGTGATGAGAACAAACATGTGGATGGACATAGAGATCGTTCTCAAGATCGTGATCACAAAAGGGAAAGAGGATATGATCGACCTCATGATCATGGTCAATCACAAGATTATCAAGTTAATAGATTTAGGGTTGCGAAAAATGAAAGAAGTTTGGAGGATGTTGAGCAGGATGATGAAAGAATTCGAGAAAGTAGCGGGGAAAGAGAGAGGGACCAGCCTATAAAGATGCAGAAAACTAGCAGtaatcatgaaagaagagataaaGAGAG GTCTTATTTAGATGACCATGTTAGCAGAGAATTGTCAGCTGGGTCAAGTGAGGATGATCAACCCCTG GTGTCGTTGATAGAAGAATTGGTCAACGAGAAGCAAAATCTGGTATCTAAGTTACATGAAAGATCCAAG AAATTGGAGGATTCGTTGACAGCTGCAAAAAATCTTACCACATCGAGACAAAATCAACTATCTAAG ttgtataaacattatgCTGAAGTAGGAGAGTGTGGTGAAAGGCTTAAAATCTCAGAACAGGAACTCCAG GCTCTGGTTGACTCAACGATGATGGAAGTAGAAATTGGTTGA
- the LOC107877910 gene encoding uncharacterized protein DDB_G0284459 isoform X1, with the protein MQETPCIACCYDYLISRGTQNILGDSLPAPMMSPAPVEHSLDDLSIAFRKIINDRKVGGKCYGFVTFTNPRSAMHAITEMDGRTVDGRVVKVNEVTTRGGRSGFGRESIRHSERGVKGGERGHWERGYDRDENKHVDGHRDRSQDRDHKRERGYDRPHDHGQSQDYQVNRFRVAKNERSLEDVEQDDERIRESSGERERDQPIKMQKTSSNHERRDKERSYLDDHVSRELSAGSSEDDQPLVERQVEISSRKLEKLKKEVSLIEELVNEKQNLVSKLHERSKKLEDSLTAAKNLTTSRQNQLSKLYKHYAEVGECGERLKISEQELQALVDSTMMEVEIG; encoded by the exons ATGCAAGAGACCCCCTGTATTGCTTGCTGTTATGACTATCTTATAAGTAGAG GTACACAAAACATTCTTGGTGACTCGTTACCTGCTCCAATGATGTCTCCTGCTCCGGTCGAGCACTCATTAGATGATCTTTCCATTGCTTTTCGCAAG ATAATCAATGACCGTAAGGTTGGGGGAAAATGTTATGGCTTTGTCACTTTCACGAATCCTCGATCAGCCATGCATGCCATCACTGAAATGGATGGGAGG ACTGTTGATGGGCGAGTTGTAAAAGTAAATGAAGTGACTACAAGAGGTGGCAGATCAGGTTTTGGCCGAGAAAGCATTCGGCATTCTGAGAGAGGGGTGAAAGGTGGTGAAAGGGGTCATTGGGAAAGAGGCTATGACCGTGATGAGAACAAACATGTGGATGGACATAGAGATCGTTCTCAAGATCGTGATCACAAAAGGGAAAGAGGATATGATCGACCTCATGATCATGGTCAATCACAAGATTATCAAGTTAATAGATTTAGGGTTGCGAAAAATGAAAGAAGTTTGGAGGATGTTGAGCAGGATGATGAAAGAATTCGAGAAAGTAGCGGGGAAAGAGAGAGGGACCAGCCTATAAAGATGCAGAAAACTAGCAGtaatcatgaaagaagagataaaGAGAG GTCTTATTTAGATGACCATGTTAGCAGAGAATTGTCAGCTGGGTCAAGTGAGGATGATCAACCCCTG GTGGAAAGGCAAGTAGAAATTTCAAGTCGGAAACTTGAAAAACTTAAGAAAGAG GTGTCGTTGATAGAAGAATTGGTCAACGAGAAGCAAAATCTGGTATCTAAGTTACATGAAAGATCCAAG AAATTGGAGGATTCGTTGACAGCTGCAAAAAATCTTACCACATCGAGACAAAATCAACTATCTAAG ttgtataaacattatgCTGAAGTAGGAGAGTGTGGTGAAAGGCTTAAAATCTCAGAACAGGAACTCCAG GCTCTGGTTGACTCAACGATGATGGAAGTAGAAATTGGTTGA
- the LOC107877910 gene encoding uncharacterized protein DDB_G0284459 isoform X3, translating to MHIMLKQLTYSSMISISLNSPWGLFLRTEIINDRKVGGKCYGFVTFTNPRSAMHAITEMDGRTVDGRVVKVNEVTTRGGRSGFGRESIRHSERGVKGGERGHWERGYDRDENKHVDGHRDRSQDRDHKRERGYDRPHDHGQSQDYQVNRFRVAKNERSLEDVEQDDERIRESSGERERDQPIKMQKTSSNHERRDKERSYLDDHVSRELSAGSSEDDQPLVERQVEISSRKLEKLKKEVSLIEELVNEKQNLVSKLHERSKKLEDSLTAAKNLTTSRQNQLSKLYKHYAEVGECGERLKISEQELQALVDSTMMEVEIG from the exons ATGCATATcatgttgaagcagttgacatATTCATCTATGATATCAATATCGCTTAACTCACCTTGGGGACTCTTTTTGAGGACAGAG ATAATCAATGACCGTAAGGTTGGGGGAAAATGTTATGGCTTTGTCACTTTCACGAATCCTCGATCAGCCATGCATGCCATCACTGAAATGGATGGGAGG ACTGTTGATGGGCGAGTTGTAAAAGTAAATGAAGTGACTACAAGAGGTGGCAGATCAGGTTTTGGCCGAGAAAGCATTCGGCATTCTGAGAGAGGGGTGAAAGGTGGTGAAAGGGGTCATTGGGAAAGAGGCTATGACCGTGATGAGAACAAACATGTGGATGGACATAGAGATCGTTCTCAAGATCGTGATCACAAAAGGGAAAGAGGATATGATCGACCTCATGATCATGGTCAATCACAAGATTATCAAGTTAATAGATTTAGGGTTGCGAAAAATGAAAGAAGTTTGGAGGATGTTGAGCAGGATGATGAAAGAATTCGAGAAAGTAGCGGGGAAAGAGAGAGGGACCAGCCTATAAAGATGCAGAAAACTAGCAGtaatcatgaaagaagagataaaGAGAG GTCTTATTTAGATGACCATGTTAGCAGAGAATTGTCAGCTGGGTCAAGTGAGGATGATCAACCCCTG GTGGAAAGGCAAGTAGAAATTTCAAGTCGGAAACTTGAAAAACTTAAGAAAGAG GTGTCGTTGATAGAAGAATTGGTCAACGAGAAGCAAAATCTGGTATCTAAGTTACATGAAAGATCCAAG AAATTGGAGGATTCGTTGACAGCTGCAAAAAATCTTACCACATCGAGACAAAATCAACTATCTAAG ttgtataaacattatgCTGAAGTAGGAGAGTGTGGTGAAAGGCTTAAAATCTCAGAACAGGAACTCCAG GCTCTGGTTGACTCAACGATGATGGAAGTAGAAATTGGTTGA